A window of the Tepidisphaeraceae bacterium genome harbors these coding sequences:
- a CDS encoding efflux RND transporter permease subunit, with amino-acid sequence MSLSEPFIRRPVMTVVLTISAILFGILAYRQMPVDALPAVDYPVIQVQVGYPGASPETMAANVATPLERQFMQIPGLELITSKSTQGFTSLTLQFDLEKNVDGAATDVQAAISRATGNLPVDLPAPPTFTKTNPNDQPILYVGVVSDTMTRGQLYDMANTQLAQRVSILSGVSQVQIFGTKSAIRIKADPSALAARNLTMDDLAGAIQQGTSYQGAGQFDGPTRTFLIQPQGQLETAEDYNNLIIETRTGSPIYLRDVATAIESVQDERIDMRFWVRGREVPKATVIMAVFRQAGSNAVEVAANVKALLPEVKPQMPAGVDIIPIYDRSKSIVNSVTEVRETLLIAFGLVVAVIFVFLGRATDTLIPVVALPLSLLMTFIVMNMLGYSVNNLTLMAITLAIGFLIDDAIVFLENTVRRMEQYGESVMTATLSSAKEISFTILSMTVSLAIVFLPLVFMSGIIGRVFQEFAVTIIVAILASGVVSLTLTPLMCARMLAPRGHNDKKTWMERAFRSVERPVLDFYSRSLWFFLKHRWVSLIIWIVCMGGTIFFLIDIPKAFLPVGDSSFAMGVMIGQEGSSPTQMRQYQTMAERVMHENESVQMTFSMTGNGQFISSNMGFLIAFLKDPSERPSLKTFDGRTVENPGIQEVAGELGTRLAMSLPGAIGVLTPQPVLQISTGATSNQGGQFAYTISGINPKEVYAAAEALQMRLMPEIGKTFAGMPISDMYLSTPSLTVDILREQAKTYGVSASRIETLLKNAYSQNYVYLIKRADDQYQVILEVGQEDRSRPEDLQKLYVRSDDGTRVIPLSAVATWTETVGPQAVNHLNQFTSVTINFNLMPGVPIGTATNLIEGIAAEVVPPQLRSSFQGEALTFRETISSLIVLMVLAVFVMYVILAILYESYVHPITVLSTLPTALVGGLATLYLVGYMTIGSPIEASLYAFIGLFMLMGIVKKNGIMIVDFAIQRLANGDTAENAIHHASMDRFRPILMTTLAAVMGAVPIAMGHGADGEGRRPLGLVIVGGLLVSQLITLYVTPVLYLYLELFQEKVLDRVPFLRSTRTHTGDRFEQPAAVHGDGNGNGEFVMAK; translated from the coding sequence GTGAGCCTTTCCGAACCCTTCATTCGTCGGCCCGTGATGACGGTCGTCCTGACGATCTCGGCGATCCTGTTCGGCATTCTGGCTTACCGCCAGATGCCGGTGGACGCATTGCCGGCCGTCGACTACCCGGTCATCCAGGTGCAGGTCGGTTACCCCGGCGCCAGCCCCGAGACGATGGCCGCCAACGTGGCGACGCCGCTCGAACGGCAGTTCATGCAGATCCCCGGGCTCGAGCTGATCACCAGCAAGAGCACGCAGGGCTTCACCAGCCTGACGCTGCAGTTCGACCTCGAGAAAAACGTCGATGGCGCCGCCACCGACGTGCAGGCCGCCATTAGCCGGGCCACCGGCAACTTACCGGTCGATTTGCCGGCGCCGCCGACGTTCACGAAGACCAACCCGAACGACCAGCCGATCCTGTACGTCGGCGTCGTCAGCGACACGATGACGCGCGGCCAGCTGTACGACATGGCCAACACGCAGTTGGCCCAGCGCGTCAGCATTTTGTCGGGCGTCAGCCAGGTGCAGATTTTCGGCACGAAGTCGGCGATCCGCATCAAGGCCGACCCGTCGGCGCTGGCGGCCCGCAACCTCACGATGGACGACCTCGCCGGCGCCATCCAGCAGGGGACGAGCTACCAGGGCGCCGGTCAGTTCGACGGGCCGACCCGCACGTTCCTCATTCAACCGCAGGGCCAGCTGGAGACGGCCGAGGACTACAACAACCTGATCATCGAGACGCGCACCGGCTCGCCGATCTACCTGCGCGACGTCGCGACCGCGATCGAGAGCGTGCAGGACGAGCGCATCGACATGCGCTTCTGGGTGCGTGGGCGCGAAGTGCCCAAGGCGACCGTGATCATGGCGGTCTTCCGCCAGGCCGGCTCCAACGCCGTCGAGGTGGCCGCCAACGTGAAGGCGCTGCTGCCCGAGGTGAAGCCGCAGATGCCTGCGGGCGTCGACATCATCCCGATCTACGACCGCAGCAAGTCGATCGTGAACAGCGTCACCGAGGTGCGCGAGACGCTGCTGATCGCGTTCGGGCTCGTGGTGGCCGTGATCTTCGTCTTCCTCGGTCGCGCGACTGATACGCTGATCCCCGTCGTCGCGCTGCCGCTGTCGCTGCTGATGACGTTCATCGTGATGAACATGCTCGGCTACAGCGTGAACAACCTCACGCTGATGGCGATCACGCTGGCGATCGGCTTCCTGATCGACGACGCGATCGTGTTCCTCGAAAACACCGTCCGCCGAATGGAACAGTACGGCGAATCGGTGATGACCGCGACGCTGAGCTCGGCCAAGGAGATCAGCTTCACGATTCTGTCGATGACCGTCTCGCTGGCGATCGTGTTCCTGCCGCTGGTGTTCATGAGCGGCATCATCGGTCGCGTGTTCCAGGAGTTCGCGGTCACGATCATCGTGGCGATTTTGGCCAGCGGTGTCGTGTCGCTGACGCTGACCCCGCTGATGTGCGCCCGCATGCTCGCGCCGCGCGGCCACAACGACAAGAAGACGTGGATGGAACGCGCGTTCCGCTCGGTCGAACGGCCCGTGCTCGACTTCTACTCCCGATCCCTGTGGTTCTTCCTGAAGCACCGCTGGGTGTCGCTGATCATCTGGATCGTCTGCATGGGTGGCACGATCTTCTTCCTGATCGACATTCCCAAGGCGTTCCTGCCGGTGGGTGACAGCTCGTTCGCGATGGGCGTGATGATCGGCCAGGAAGGTTCGTCGCCGACGCAGATGCGGCAGTACCAGACGATGGCCGAGCGCGTTATGCACGAGAACGAATCGGTGCAGATGACGTTCTCGATGACCGGTAACGGCCAGTTCATCTCGTCGAACATGGGCTTTCTGATCGCGTTCCTGAAGGACCCGAGCGAGCGGCCATCATTGAAGACGTTCGACGGCCGAACGGTTGAGAATCCGGGCATTCAGGAGGTCGCCGGTGAACTGGGCACGCGGTTAGCGATGAGCCTGCCGGGCGCGATTGGCGTGCTGACGCCGCAGCCGGTGCTGCAGATCTCGACCGGTGCCACGAGCAATCAAGGCGGGCAGTTCGCCTATACGATCAGCGGCATCAACCCCAAGGAGGTCTACGCCGCCGCCGAGGCGCTGCAGATGCGGCTGATGCCGGAAATAGGTAAGACCTTTGCCGGCATGCCAATCTCGGACATGTACCTGAGCACGCCGAGCCTAACCGTCGACATCCTGCGCGAGCAGGCCAAGACCTACGGCGTATCGGCGTCGCGCATCGAGACGCTGCTGAAGAACGCCTACAGCCAGAACTACGTTTACCTGATCAAGCGCGCGGACGACCAGTATCAGGTCATCCTGGAAGTGGGGCAGGAGGACCGGTCGCGGCCGGAAGACTTGCAGAAGCTCTACGTGCGTAGTGACGACGGCACGCGCGTGATCCCGCTGTCGGCGGTGGCGACGTGGACGGAGACGGTTGGGCCGCAGGCGGTGAACCACCTGAACCAGTTCACCAGCGTCACGATCAACTTCAACCTGATGCCCGGCGTGCCGATCGGCACCGCGACCAACCTGATTGAAGGCATCGCCGCCGAGGTGGTGCCCCCCCAGTTGCGCAGCAGCTTCCAAGGTGAGGCGCTGACCTTCCGCGAGACGATCAGCAGCCTGATCGTGCTGATGGTTCTGGCCGTCTTCGTGATGTACGTGATTTTGGCGATCCTGTACGAGAGCTACGTTCACCCGATCACGGTGCTTTCGACCCTGCCGACCGCGTTGGTGGGTGGGTTGGCGACGCTGTACCTGGTGGGTTACATGACGATTGGGTCGCCGATCGAGGCGTCGCTGTACGCGTTCATCGGGTTGTTCATGCTGATGGGCATCGTGAAGAAGAACGGCATCATGATCGTCGACTTCGCGATCCAGCGGCTCGCCAACGGCGACACCGCCGAGAACGCGATCCACCACGCCAGCATGGACCGTTTCCGCCCGATTTTGATGACGACGCTCGCCGCCGTCATGGGCGCGGTCCCCATCGCCATGGGCCACGGCGCCGACGGCGAGGGCCGTCGCCCGCTGGGCTTGGTGATCGTGGGCGGCCTGCTGGTGTCGCAGCTGATCACGCTCTACGTGACGCCGGTGCTGTACTTGTACCTGGAGCTGTTCCAGGAGAAGGTGTTGGACCGCGTGCCGTTCCTGCGCTCCACCCGCACCCACACCGGCGACCGGTTCGAGCAACCAGCCGCAGTCCACGGCGATGGGAATGGCAATGGTGAGTTTGTGATGGCGAAGTAG
- a CDS encoding efflux RND transporter periplasmic adaptor subunit — MTVAPATTADVPVYLDEIGTVASPDNVSIRSQVGGKLLSAHFTEGAEVKQGDLLFKIDPRPFQATVAQAEADLAQSRVNLQLAKSEYERAAGVTDVRALSQEQIDQRKNAVAVAEAQIKAREAAVETAKLNLEYSDIKSPVDGRTGKRLVDPGNVVNANDETLVVVQSLDPVFVDFTTSESSLPLVRKHMAEGTLKVQVTLPNTGATTQPAEPRTGELQFLDNRVENGSGTVQLRATLPNDDRYFWPGQFVNVRLILRVIPGAVLIPTQAQQVGQQGPFVFVVNANKQAELRPVKIGQRQGTNTVIDTGVSANEQVVVTGQMMLFPGAPVSIIDPNQMAPQGMPPAGGPPAEPAPAAAGGQAGGATEQTPTPAPGGNTAGTGVPGTAPGTGDAPNSGSQQ; from the coding sequence GTGACTGTTGCGCCCGCCACGACCGCCGACGTGCCGGTGTACCTTGACGAGATTGGTACCGTCGCGTCGCCCGACAACGTCTCGATCCGTTCGCAAGTCGGTGGGAAGTTGCTCAGCGCCCACTTCACCGAAGGGGCCGAGGTGAAACAGGGGGACCTGCTGTTCAAGATCGACCCCCGGCCGTTCCAAGCCACCGTCGCGCAGGCCGAGGCGGACCTGGCGCAATCGCGCGTGAACCTGCAGTTGGCCAAGAGCGAGTATGAGCGCGCTGCCGGCGTGACGGACGTGCGGGCGTTGTCGCAGGAGCAGATCGACCAGCGGAAGAACGCCGTCGCAGTCGCCGAGGCCCAGATCAAGGCCCGTGAGGCCGCGGTTGAGACGGCCAAGCTGAACCTGGAGTACAGCGACATCAAGTCGCCGGTTGACGGGCGCACCGGCAAGCGACTGGTCGATCCCGGCAACGTCGTGAATGCCAACGACGAGACGCTGGTCGTCGTGCAATCGCTCGACCCGGTGTTCGTCGACTTCACCACGAGCGAAAGCTCGCTGCCCCTCGTTCGTAAGCACATGGCCGAGGGCACGTTGAAGGTGCAGGTTACGCTGCCCAACACGGGCGCTACCACTCAGCCGGCCGAGCCGCGCACGGGTGAACTGCAGTTCCTGGACAACCGGGTCGAGAACGGCTCGGGCACCGTGCAGTTGCGGGCGACCCTTCCAAACGATGACCGTTATTTCTGGCCCGGCCAGTTCGTCAACGTGCGATTGATCCTGCGCGTCATCCCTGGCGCCGTGCTGATTCCCACACAGGCACAGCAGGTCGGACAGCAGGGGCCGTTTGTGTTCGTCGTAAATGCCAACAAGCAAGCCGAGTTGCGACCTGTGAAGATTGGGCAGCGGCAAGGGACGAACACGGTGATCGACACCGGTGTCTCGGCCAACGAGCAGGTGGTGGTAACCGGGCAGATGATGCTGTTTCCCGGCGCCCCGGTGAGCATCATCGATCCGAACCAGATGGCGCCCCAAGGTATGCCCCCGGCCGGCGGCCCGCCGGCCGAGCCTGCGCCCGCGGCTGCGGGGGGTCAGGCCGGTGGCGCCACCGAACAGACGCCCACGCCAGCCCCCGGAGGCAACACCGCCGGCACGGGTGTCCCTGGCACCGCGCCCGGCACGGGTGATGCGCCCAACAGTGGTTCTCAACAGTAG
- a CDS encoding polysaccharide deacetylase family protein, which produces MTPRIEIPNFPGGKRIAFTTSWDDGVVEDRRVVAALNDMGMKGTFNLNSGTLGRTGERLTEDSGGRLDASEVAELYAGHEVAIHTVTHPHLPRLDASQMAAEVLDDRRALEDLVGYPVRGMAYPFGTYNAQVIDVLRALGIVYARTCENRDPCFPPAEPLAWGSTAHHFHPDVPERWKALHGSPNRSGVFFIWAHSYEFQRQNRWDDLERIYRPMAGHDDVWYCTNIELFDYHAARERIVIAANRQSAYNPSAVPVTLKVGNRLLDIPPGIVTPLME; this is translated from the coding sequence ATGACCCCTCGCATCGAAATCCCCAACTTCCCCGGCGGAAAGCGGATCGCGTTCACCACGAGTTGGGACGACGGCGTCGTTGAAGATCGCCGTGTTGTGGCGGCGTTGAACGACATGGGGATGAAGGGTACCTTCAACCTGAACTCGGGCACGCTCGGCCGGACCGGTGAGCGGCTCACCGAGGACAGTGGGGGGCGCCTCGATGCCAGCGAGGTCGCCGAACTGTACGCGGGGCACGAGGTGGCGATCCACACGGTCACCCATCCGCACCTGCCACGTCTCGACGCGTCGCAGATGGCTGCAGAAGTGCTGGACGATCGCAGGGCGCTCGAGGACCTCGTGGGTTACCCCGTGCGCGGCATGGCGTACCCGTTCGGCACGTACAACGCGCAGGTGATCGACGTGCTGCGCGCACTGGGCATCGTTTATGCCCGCACGTGCGAGAACCGCGACCCCTGCTTCCCACCGGCCGAACCATTGGCTTGGGGCAGCACGGCGCACCACTTTCATCCGGACGTGCCCGAGAGGTGGAAGGCGCTGCACGGCTCGCCGAACCGATCGGGCGTCTTCTTCATTTGGGCTCACTCGTACGAGTTTCAACGCCAGAACCGCTGGGACGACTTGGAGCGCATCTATCGCCCGATGGCCGGCCATGACGACGTGTGGTACTGCACGAACATCGAACTGTTCGACTACCACGCCGCCCGCGAGCGAATCGTGATCGCCGCCAACCGTCAGTCGGCGTACAACCCATCGGCGGTTCCTGTAACGCTGAAGGTGGGGAACCGACTATTAGATATCCCCCCAGGCATCGTGACCCCGTTGATGGAATAA
- a CDS encoding dihydroorotase — translation MTTLITNGTVLDPSQNINRKADVLLRDGKVAAIGENLGKADRTIDAAGKFVTPGLIDIHVHFREPGDEEEETIASGALAAVAGGFTTVCCMPNTKPPLDTEAAIEFVLRESQRVGLCNVYPTGAITKGRAGKELAEIGSMHERGAVAFTDDGTGVADAAVMRKALQYAKMFDTVLMQHCEEHSLSGGCMNAGVVATALGLPGIPGEAEQLMIARDLLLNRTIGCRYHVQHISTAWSVEIVRAAKADGLSITAEVAPHHLLLTDESCRTYDTNFKMNPPLRTAADVAACIAGVVDGTIDCLATDHAPHLAEEKEHEFQYAPFGILMLECAFSLYVKALVEPGRIDWMKLIDLVTRRGAEIVKLDSRKGTLRVGADADVTIIDPELEWTVDIEQFKSKSRNCPFHGWKLKGRPVTTIVGGDVKWALGQG, via the coding sequence ATGACCACCCTCATCACCAACGGCACCGTCCTCGACCCCTCGCAGAACATCAATCGCAAGGCCGACGTGCTGCTGCGAGATGGGAAGGTGGCGGCGATCGGGGAGAATCTCGGCAAGGCCGATCGAACCATCGACGCGGCGGGCAAGTTTGTCACGCCGGGCCTTATCGATATTCACGTTCACTTCCGCGAGCCGGGGGATGAAGAGGAAGAGACGATCGCCTCGGGCGCACTGGCGGCGGTCGCGGGGGGATTCACGACGGTCTGCTGCATGCCGAACACGAAGCCGCCGTTGGATACGGAGGCGGCGATCGAGTTTGTGCTGCGCGAGTCGCAGCGGGTGGGACTGTGCAACGTCTACCCGACCGGCGCCATCACCAAGGGGCGGGCGGGCAAGGAACTGGCCGAGATCGGCAGCATGCACGAGCGCGGGGCGGTGGCGTTCACCGACGATGGCACGGGCGTCGCCGACGCGGCCGTCATGCGCAAGGCGCTGCAGTACGCGAAGATGTTCGACACCGTCCTCATGCAGCACTGCGAGGAACACTCGCTGTCGGGCGGCTGCATGAACGCCGGTGTGGTGGCGACGGCGTTGGGGCTGCCGGGCATTCCGGGGGAGGCCGAACAGCTGATGATCGCGCGCGATCTGCTTTTGAACCGCACGATTGGCTGCCGCTATCACGTGCAGCACATCAGCACCGCCTGGAGCGTCGAGATCGTGCGGGCGGCCAAGGCGGATGGGCTGTCGATCACCGCGGAGGTGGCGCCGCATCATTTGCTGCTGACGGACGAGTCTTGCCGCACGTACGACACGAATTTCAAGATGAACCCACCGCTGCGCACGGCCGCCGACGTTGCCGCGTGCATCGCGGGGGTGGTCGATGGGACCATCGACTGCCTGGCGACCGATCACGCGCCACACCTGGCCGAGGAGAAGGAGCACGAGTTCCAGTACGCGCCGTTTGGCATCCTCATGCTGGAATGTGCGTTCTCGCTGTACGTGAAGGCGCTGGTTGAGCCGGGGCGTATCGATTGGATGAAGCTGATCGATCTTGTGACTCGCCGCGGTGCCGAAATCGTGAAGCTGGATAGCCGTAAGGGCACGCTGCGGGTCGGAGCGGATGCGGACGTGACGATTATCGATCCGGAGCTGGAATGGACAGTCGACATCGAGCAATTCAAGAGCAAGAGCCGCAACTGCCCGTTCCACGGTTGGAAGCTGAAGGGTCGGCCGGTGACGACGATTGTGGGTGGCGATGTGAAGTGGGCGTTGGGGCAGGGCTAG
- a CDS encoding GxxExxY protein has translation MNIYDFRERGTSGVPDDVEDLAQQVIGAAIEVHRIVGPGQQESVYKLSMAHELTLRSIPYEIEAPIGIVYKGKLVGEGRIDILIAGRLVLELKAVATFVPAHTGQVIAYLQAKQLKLGLLMNFNVPMMRNGIKRVINNYL, from the coding sequence ATGAATATTTATGACTTTCGTGAACGGGGAACATCTGGCGTGCCGGATGACGTTGAGGATCTGGCGCAGCAGGTAATCGGGGCGGCGATTGAAGTGCATCGGATCGTTGGTCCGGGACAGCAGGAGAGCGTATATAAGCTGTCGATGGCCCATGAGTTGACCCTTCGCTCGATCCCGTACGAAATCGAAGCGCCGATCGGTATCGTGTACAAAGGGAAGCTGGTTGGCGAAGGTCGGATTGACATCCTGATTGCCGGCCGACTCGTACTTGAGCTAAAGGCGGTGGCAACCTTTGTACCTGCTCATACAGGCCAAGTGATTGCATACCTGCAAGCAAAGCAGCTTAAGTTAGGATTGCTGATGAACTTCAACGTCCCGATGATGCGGAACGGCATCAAGCGCGTCATCAATAACTACCTTTAA
- a CDS encoding aspartate carbamoyltransferase catalytic subunit has product MNQLDSHGRPKWTRKHLLALESLHADEINFILDTADGFKEVSTRSVKKVPALRGRVIVNAFFEDSTRTRTSFALAAQRLSADIIDFSGSGSSISKGETLIDTARTIEAMGIDAIVIRHAAAGSAELLARTVNCSVINAGDGAHEHPTQGLLDLYTIRERFGRIAGLKVAVVGDVGNSRVARSNLWGLTKLGAEVIFVGPSTLCPRAFEKLGAKVTNDFDSIIGEVDVINMLRVQNERIKTSQFPTVREFTRMYGLTWDRFQRCKPDVFIMHPGPMNRGVEIQSDIADGPQSGILKQVTNGLAVRMAVLFLTTQVGSEETRRREEGAKDREGAL; this is encoded by the coding sequence ATGAACCAACTCGACTCGCACGGCCGGCCGAAGTGGACGCGCAAGCACCTGCTCGCGCTCGAGTCCCTGCACGCCGACGAAATCAACTTCATCCTCGATACCGCCGACGGTTTCAAGGAGGTCTCGACGCGCAGCGTGAAGAAGGTGCCCGCGCTGCGCGGCCGGGTCATCGTCAACGCGTTCTTTGAGGACAGCACGCGCACGCGCACCAGCTTCGCGCTGGCCGCCCAACGCCTGAGCGCCGACATCATCGATTTCAGTGGCAGCGGTTCGAGCATCAGCAAGGGCGAGACGCTGATCGACACCGCCCGCACGATCGAGGCGATGGGCATCGACGCGATCGTCATCCGCCACGCCGCCGCCGGCTCGGCCGAGCTGCTGGCGCGCACGGTCAACTGCAGCGTCATCAACGCGGGCGACGGTGCGCACGAGCACCCGACGCAGGGGTTGCTCGACCTGTACACGATCCGCGAACGCTTCGGCCGCATTGCGGGGCTGAAGGTGGCGGTGGTGGGGGACGTCGGCAACAGCCGGGTGGCACGGTCCAACTTGTGGGGCCTGACCAAGCTCGGCGCCGAAGTCATCTTCGTCGGCCCCAGCACGCTCTGCCCGCGGGCGTTCGAAAAGCTGGGCGCCAAAGTGACGAACGACTTCGATTCGATCATCGGCGAGGTCGACGTGATCAACATGCTGCGCGTCCAGAACGAGCGCATCAAGACCAGCCAGTTCCCCACCGTCCGCGAGTTCACCCGCATGTACGGCCTAACGTGGGACCGCTTCCAACGCTGCAAGCCCGACGTCTTCATCATGCACCCCGGCCCCATGAACCGCGGCGTAGAAATCCAATCCGACATCGCCGATGGGCCACAGAGTGGGATTCTGAAACAGGTGACGAACGGGTTAGCGGTGCGGATGGCGGTGTTGTTTTTGACGACGCAGGTTGGGAGTGAAGAGACGCGAAGGCGCGAAGAAGGCGCGAAGGATCGCGAAGGGGCTTTATGA
- the pyrR gene encoding bifunctional pyr operon transcriptional regulator/uracil phosphoribosyltransferase PyrR has translation MRKAYDKASVEQTIDSLVSTIATDFPSTQPLNIIGIRTRGETLASRIAEKLRSRGYHDLGRGVLDITLYRDDLSEIGAGPLVRPTQIDCAIDAVPMVLVDDVLFTGRTVRAALNALADYGRPKVIRLAVLADRGGRELPIQADYTGIDLGQLPFDQKVCVRFTENDGVDEITVEPRHAL, from the coding sequence ATGCGCAAGGCATACGACAAGGCCAGTGTCGAGCAGACGATCGACTCGCTCGTTTCCACCATCGCAACCGACTTCCCGTCGACCCAACCGCTCAACATCATCGGCATTCGCACGCGCGGCGAGACGCTGGCGTCGCGGATTGCTGAGAAGTTGCGATCGCGCGGGTATCACGATCTGGGCCGCGGGGTGCTGGATATCACGCTCTACCGGGATGATCTGTCCGAGATCGGCGCCGGGCCGCTCGTAAGGCCGACGCAAATCGATTGCGCGATCGACGCGGTGCCGATGGTGCTGGTCGACGACGTGCTGTTTACCGGTCGAACCGTCCGGGCGGCGCTGAACGCGCTGGCCGATTACGGGCGGCCCAAGGTTATTCGCCTGGCGGTGCTGGCCGACCGGGGCGGGCGGGAGCTGCCGATTCAGGCGGACTACACCGGGATCGACCTCGGGCAGCTGCCGTTTGACCAGAAAGTCTGTGTCCGATTCACCGAGAACGACGGCGTCGACGAGATCACGGTCGAGCCGCGCCACGCCCTATGA
- a CDS encoding metallophosphoesterase translates to MSETVKDYLKNAEWRKQLGWRKAIWRTMSRMGLTGVHALPLNRRWVDFHRRSMPFPNLDPKMVGYRIVQLSDLHYSPVVWQRYLVQYVRWVNELEPDLVVVTGDLITGGYPYAKRIATILSHLKAKDGCICTFGNHDYSMFGKSLPKEATRRGDYLEKALEDRGLNVLRNEHAIVTREGVTRPLAIVGLDDEWSKQIDPDRAWKGVDSSLPILCLNHNPANVMQLMPYPWQWMLSGHTHGRQVGTSRVGRKLYGKRFRHYTHGYYAVHGRHLYVNRGLSYGQRIRDWCRPEVTVFRLTQDSDIEAGPTTDAAIE, encoded by the coding sequence ATGAGCGAAACCGTCAAAGATTACCTGAAGAACGCCGAGTGGCGCAAGCAGCTCGGCTGGCGCAAGGCGATCTGGCGGACGATGTCGCGCATGGGCCTGACGGGCGTTCACGCGCTGCCGCTCAACCGCCGGTGGGTCGACTTTCATCGCCGGTCGATGCCGTTCCCAAACCTCGATCCGAAGATGGTCGGGTACCGCATCGTGCAGCTGTCCGACCTGCACTACAGCCCGGTCGTCTGGCAGCGCTACCTCGTGCAGTACGTCCGCTGGGTGAACGAGCTGGAGCCCGACCTCGTCGTCGTCACCGGCGACCTGATCACCGGGGGCTACCCGTACGCCAAGCGCATCGCGACCATCCTGTCGCACCTGAAGGCGAAGGACGGCTGCATCTGCACGTTCGGCAACCACGACTACAGCATGTTCGGTAAGTCGCTGCCGAAGGAAGCCACACGGCGAGGCGATTACCTCGAGAAAGCATTGGAAGATCGCGGCCTGAACGTGCTGCGCAACGAACATGCGATCGTCACCCGCGAGGGCGTTACCCGGCCGCTGGCGATCGTGGGGCTGGACGACGAGTGGAGCAAGCAGATCGATCCGGACCGCGCGTGGAAGGGCGTCGATTCGTCGCTGCCGATACTCTGTTTGAATCACAATCCTGCCAACGTGATGCAGCTGATGCCGTACCCTTGGCAGTGGATGCTGAGCGGCCACACGCACGGCCGACAGGTGGGGACGAGCCGCGTCGGTCGCAAGCTGTACGGCAAGCGGTTCCGCCACTACACGCACGGCTACTACGCCGTCCACGGTCGCCACCTCTACGTCAACCGCGGCCTCAGCTACGGCCAACGCATCCGCGACTGGTGTCGCCCCGAGGTCACCGTCTTCCGCCTGACGCAGGACAGCGACATCGAAGCGGGCCCTACTACCGATGCCGCCATCGAATGA
- a CDS encoding tetratricopeptide repeat protein, with amino-acid sequence MADTTNDRKSKLEGMLNASPNDTFLLYGLALEHKKLGDLPQAVSMLSRVIELDKGYCYAYHQQGLAYESMGDLDSAKRSYRAGIQAAQDKGDSHAAGEIAAALEMLD; translated from the coding sequence GTGGCCGACACAACCAACGATCGCAAGTCGAAGCTCGAGGGCATGTTGAACGCCTCGCCAAACGACACGTTCCTGCTGTACGGCCTGGCGCTCGAACACAAAAAGCTCGGCGACCTGCCGCAGGCGGTCAGCATGCTGAGTCGCGTGATCGAGCTGGATAAGGGCTACTGCTACGCCTATCACCAGCAGGGCCTTGCCTACGAAAGCATGGGCGACCTGGACTCTGCAAAGCGGAGCTATCGCGCCGGCATTCAAGCCGCGCAAGACAAGGGAGACTCCCACGCTGCCGGTGAAATCGCCGCTGCGCTAGAGATGCTCGACTAA